A genomic window from Flintibacter sp. KGMB00164 includes:
- a CDS encoding class I SAM-dependent RNA methyltransferase — protein sequence MNDLTFAVPTLFGLEGLCADEMRRLNLEGVQAENGRVLCRGSALDIARLNLNLRTGERVLLVLGSFPADNFDALFEGTKALPWEQFIPREGQFPVKGHCLNSALHAVPACQAIVKKAVAARLGEKYGFNTLPETGALYQIQFSIMKDTATLMLDTSGAGLHKRGYRAHGVVAPLRETLAAAMVMLSRYKGRDPLCDPFCGSGTIPIEAALIAKNRAPGLNRTFSAQKWAFVDKKLWLEAADQAMDQEFDGDYEIWGGDLDPDAVELARHNAELAEVDDVVHFDVDDARTFHWGGLYGRVVTNPPYGERIMERKEAEELYRAFGKAWAKFPDGWKLYLLSSHTEFERTFGKQADKKRKLYNGMLKCDLFMYGIK from the coding sequence GTGAATGATTTGACCTTTGCCGTGCCCACCCTGTTTGGGCTGGAAGGCCTGTGCGCCGACGAGATGCGCCGATTGAATCTGGAGGGAGTCCAGGCAGAGAACGGCCGGGTGCTGTGCCGGGGCTCGGCGCTGGACATTGCCCGGCTCAACCTGAACCTGCGCACCGGAGAGCGGGTGCTGCTGGTGCTGGGCTCTTTCCCGGCGGATAATTTTGACGCCCTGTTTGAGGGTACCAAGGCCCTGCCCTGGGAGCAGTTTATTCCCCGGGAGGGCCAGTTCCCCGTCAAGGGACACTGCCTCAACTCTGCCCTCCACGCCGTGCCCGCCTGCCAGGCCATTGTGAAGAAGGCGGTAGCCGCCCGGCTGGGGGAAAAGTACGGGTTCAACACTCTGCCGGAGACTGGAGCGCTCTATCAGATTCAGTTCTCCATTATGAAGGATACCGCTACCCTGATGCTGGACACCAGCGGTGCAGGACTGCACAAGCGGGGCTACCGGGCTCACGGCGTAGTGGCGCCTCTGCGGGAGACCCTGGCTGCCGCCATGGTGATGCTCTCCCGGTACAAGGGCCGGGACCCCCTGTGCGACCCCTTCTGCGGCAGCGGCACCATCCCCATCGAGGCCGCCCTCATCGCCAAAAACCGTGCTCCCGGCCTCAACCGCACCTTCTCCGCCCAGAAGTGGGCCTTTGTGGACAAGAAGCTGTGGCTGGAGGCCGCCGACCAGGCTATGGACCAGGAGTTTGACGGGGACTACGAGATCTGGGGCGGCGATCTGGACCCGGATGCGGTGGAGCTGGCCCGGCACAACGCAGAGCTGGCCGAGGTGGACGACGTGGTACACTTTGACGTGGACGACGCCCGCACCTTCCACTGGGGCGGACTCTACGGCCGTGTAGTTACCAACCCTCCCTACGGCGAGCGCATCATGGAGCGCAAAGAGGCCGAGGAGCTCTACCGGGCCTTCGGCAAGGCCTGGGCCAAGTTCCCCGACGGGTGGAAGCTGTATCTGCTGTCCTCCCACACGGAGTTCGAGCGCACCTTCGGCAAGCAGGCGGACAAAAAGCGCAAGCTCTACAACGGCATGCTCAAGTGCGACCTGTTTATGTACGGTATCAAATAA
- a CDS encoding YegS/Rv2252/BmrU family lipid kinase, whose amino-acid sequence MRHLFIINPVAGRKGSTQALLDQLDRVSFPHERVFTEGEGHAEKLARQAAQTGEPVRIWACGGDGTLNEVVNGAAGFDNAAITCVPKGTGNDFLKVFGPNYRDLFYDLEALAAGPQTTLDLMDCNGKLGLDVVCGGVDARIAAGVHRYKDLPFVTGKGAYILSLIENIFLKGICRPMEVQMGPVHYSGPTAIVCVCNGRYYGGGFMPVADAMPDDGVLDMLLVGKVSLLTFIRLVGQYAKGRYKDYPQLIEDFHGQELTWSSKEPLVAVVDGEVLESTSFTVRLSEKKIHFFYPNGASYAPHL is encoded by the coding sequence TTGCGCCATCTGTTTATTATCAACCCCGTGGCCGGACGAAAGGGCAGCACCCAGGCTCTGCTGGACCAGCTGGACCGGGTCTCCTTCCCCCACGAGCGGGTCTTTACCGAAGGAGAGGGCCACGCGGAAAAGCTGGCCCGGCAGGCCGCCCAGACCGGCGAGCCGGTACGCATCTGGGCCTGCGGCGGAGACGGCACCCTCAACGAGGTGGTCAACGGGGCGGCAGGCTTTGACAACGCTGCCATTACCTGTGTGCCCAAAGGCACCGGAAACGACTTTTTAAAGGTATTTGGTCCCAATTACCGGGACCTGTTCTACGACCTGGAGGCTCTTGCCGCCGGTCCCCAGACCACGCTGGACCTGATGGACTGCAACGGCAAGCTGGGGCTGGATGTGGTGTGCGGGGGTGTAGACGCCCGCATCGCCGCCGGGGTCCACCGGTATAAGGACCTGCCCTTTGTCACCGGCAAGGGAGCCTACATTCTCTCTTTGATCGAAAACATCTTTTTAAAAGGTATCTGCCGTCCCATGGAGGTGCAGATGGGTCCGGTCCATTACAGCGGCCCCACCGCCATTGTCTGCGTATGCAACGGCCGGTACTACGGCGGCGGCTTTATGCCGGTGGCCGACGCCATGCCCGACGACGGGGTGCTGGACATGCTGCTGGTAGGCAAGGTGAGCCTGCTCACCTTTATCCGTCTGGTGGGCCAGTACGCCAAGGGCCGCTACAAGGATTACCCCCAGCTCATTGAGGATTTCCACGGCCAGGAGCTCACCTGGTCCAGCAAGGAACCCCTGGTGGCGGTGGTGGATGGGGAGGTGCTGGAGAGCACCTCCTTTACCGTGCGCCTCTCCGAAAAGAAGATCCACTTCTTCTATCCCAACGGGGCAAGCTACGCCCCCCACCTTTAA
- a CDS encoding MFS transporter, with translation MRHSYQATLGTCFAGYIVQSVINLFAPLLFLTFQREFSLSLDQIALLITVNFLVQLCVDGLSARFVDKIGWRVCMVAAHLFAALGLVLLAVLPGRIPPLAGLTTAVVVYALGGGLLEVLVSPIAEACPTRRKSAVMGLLHSFYCWGSVATIALSTLFFVCFGTQNWRILAMLWALLPLVNALVFTQVPLATLTPEGESGLSLGQLFRTPRFWLFLLLMACAGASELSISQWASAFAESALGVSKTVGDLAGPLSFALLMGLSRLIYAAYSRSHPSPTGFMTASTILCIAGYLLVSLSPWPALALVGCALCGMAVGCMWPGTFSLAAACFPRSGTALFALLALAGDLGCSAGPGLVGLVSSAWGDRLQYGLLAAAVFPLLLLAGLAVLRKTLARQN, from the coding sequence ATGCGACACAGCTATCAAGCGACACTGGGTACCTGCTTTGCCGGGTACATCGTCCAGTCGGTCATCAACCTCTTTGCCCCTTTGCTCTTTCTCACCTTCCAGCGGGAATTCTCCCTCTCTCTGGACCAGATTGCCCTGCTCATTACTGTCAATTTCCTGGTGCAGCTGTGCGTGGACGGCCTGTCCGCCCGGTTTGTGGATAAGATCGGATGGCGGGTATGCATGGTAGCCGCCCATCTGTTTGCTGCACTGGGCCTTGTTCTGCTGGCTGTGCTGCCTGGCCGCATCCCCCCTCTGGCTGGTCTGACGACGGCTGTGGTGGTCTACGCCCTGGGCGGCGGCCTGCTGGAGGTGCTGGTCAGCCCCATTGCCGAGGCCTGCCCCACCCGCCGCAAGTCGGCCGTGATGGGCCTGCTCCACTCCTTCTACTGCTGGGGCAGCGTGGCCACTATCGCCCTCTCCACCCTGTTTTTTGTCTGCTTTGGCACCCAGAACTGGCGTATTCTGGCCATGCTCTGGGCTCTGCTGCCCCTGGTCAACGCCCTGGTGTTTACCCAGGTCCCCCTGGCCACTCTCACGCCGGAGGGCGAGTCCGGCCTCTCCCTGGGGCAGCTGTTCCGCACGCCCCGGTTTTGGCTGTTTTTGCTGCTGATGGCCTGCGCGGGAGCCAGTGAGCTTTCCATCTCCCAGTGGGCCAGCGCCTTTGCAGAGTCTGCGCTGGGCGTGTCCAAAACGGTGGGCGATCTGGCCGGACCGCTGTCCTTTGCCCTGCTGATGGGCCTGTCCCGGCTGATCTACGCCGCATACAGCCGCAGCCACCCCTCCCCCACCGGCTTTATGACGGCCAGTACCATCCTGTGTATTGCCGGATACCTGCTGGTCTCCCTCTCCCCCTGGCCCGCTCTGGCGCTGGTGGGGTGCGCCCTGTGCGGCATGGCGGTGGGCTGCATGTGGCCGGGCACCTTTAGTCTGGCGGCAGCCTGTTTTCCCCGCAGCGGCACCGCCCTGTTTGCCCTGCTGGCCCTGGCCGGAGACCTGGGGTGCTCCGCCGGTCCCGGTCTGGTGGGACTGGTGTCCTCCGCCTGGGGCGACCGCCTGCAATACGGTCTGCTGGCCGCGGCAGTCTTTCCCCTGCTGCTGCTTGCCGGTCTGGCTGTGCTGCGGAAAACACTCGCCCGACAAAATTAG